ATAGCAAACGGAGCTGCTATGTTTAAATTCATTTCTTGGATTTTTTCAATCACCGCGTTTTCACTTACTGTATTTTTTATCGTGCAAGGTAGCTACATGCTGTGTTTAGTCATGTTACTTGCTGGATTAATTGCATTGCCTAAACATGAAAAAGAATTGCAACCACTCGGTATGAGATTGCATGCTAAACATTTTTCTCGCGAGTCTCGCTCAGTTAGCTCAAAAGAAGTAATTAACTTTTTATTAGCATGCTCACTGGCTATAGTCAGTCTTGCGTACCAATGGCATGTGGTAACAATATAGACCTTGCTCAATACCTTTGTTTTTTCTGCACCCATTATCCGAGTTTCCATTAATAGGATACTCGGATATTTTTCAATAATGACTCGTGATCGATTTGATCTCTAAAAATGGTCACCTCTTCATACAAATAGTATGAAACATGTTGAATGTTTGAATTTTGCTCAGTAGCTGTTAGATTGGTTTAAACTACTACAACATGGAAGATCAATAGAATGTCACAGCCGTTAAAATCCTCTTCAATACGCGTTCAAGAATTCCTAGCTAACCATGGGCATAACTTCACCGTTACAGAGCTTGCAGACTCTACTCGCACCGCGAAAGATGCTGCAAATGCGATTGGCTGCACTGAGTCTCAAATCGCCAAGTCTCTGATATTTAAAGATGGGAATACAGAAAGAGCGGTCTTGATAATTGCTTCTGGTAGTAATCAAGTGTCTGTGGACAAAGTTGAAGCAGCACTTAATGTAAAGCTCGAAAAAGCGAATGCAAACTTTGTGCGGGAAAAAACCGGATTTGCCATTGGTGGTGTGCCTCCCGTGGCGCACAGTAGCTCCGTTTTGACGATAATTGATAACGATTTAAAGCAATACGATCGGATTTGGGCTGCTGCAGGCACGCCCAACTCGGTTTTTGAGTTAAAAGCGCATGATCTGGATACTCTGACAGGTGGCACTTGGTTAGATATTGCGAAGTAACCCAGAGCCCGTATCTACTTTTTGTCTAAGTGATTCACCTATTTAACCTGAGGTTTGGATAAGGAATGAGCTAACTCATTGCTTTTTAATAACCTTAAACTATCTTCTTATCTAGCCAGAGAGTTTTGGGGATAACTCCGCTCTCGCGTCCTGCTACTGCCCTGGTACCTACATCCTGGTAGGTAAGGCGAATTTACGCACCAATAGCGGACTATTGGAAGTGAATTCAACGCAGTTAGCGCTAAAACTGGCTGCTAGAAAGGCGTTAATTATCCGAAGCTCAGGTTATTTATTAATTTGGGTGTGGTAATTAAGGTAAGCACCGATTAAAGCGCTTTCTAGATAAGAAGAGTCCGGTTCCGATAGTAATTCGAAATAGTCGCATCTATTATACCTCTCAATGTAGCTGAATTTAAAAAAGTAAAGACACAGAGATACATGTTAAACTTATCCCCAATAATTCAGTAGTATGGCGATCTAAGAAAGTCGAGCTACTAGTCAAAGTGTGACCTTTTGATGTCTTTGATTTGTATTTTTAATCATAACTTTATGATATTTAGGGTTTAATTGATTTATGTGTGAGCTTTTGGGCATGTCGGCGAATGTACCGACGGATATTTGTTTTAGCTTTTCTGGTTTATTAGAGCGCGGTGGTAATACGGGTCCTCATAAAGATGGATGGGGGATCACCTTTTACGAGGGGAAAGGATGCAGAACATTTAAAGATCCCGAACCTAGCTGCCAATCTGAAATTGCTAAACTGGTCAAAGCGTATCCTATTAAAAGCGTGTCCGTAATAAGCCATATTCGACAGGGAAATAGGGGACGAACTTGTCTTGAAAATACGCATCCATTTACTCGAGAATTATGGGGGAGAGAGATCACCTATGCTCACAATGGTCAGCTTTCGGACTATAAAGACTTAAAAACCGACTTCTATCGACCTGTTGGGAATACAGACAGTGAACTTGCCTTTTGTTGGATTTTGGACAAAGTAAGAGAGAAATATCCAAGTCGTCCGTCAAACATGGTCTCGGTTTTCAGGTATATTGCAAAGCTAGCGCATACATTGAGAGACAAAGGGGTGTTCAACATGTTGATCACTGATGGCATTTATGTGTTGGCGTATTGTACCAATAACCTGCATTGGATAACCCGTAGAGCCCCATTTGGTAAGGCTACGTTAATCGATGCGGATATGGTGGTGGATTTCCAAAAAGAAACCACGCCAGATGATGTTGTAACAGTGATAGCGACTCGACCGCTTACTAACGATGAGCAGTGGCAAAAGCTTGAGCCCGGTGAGTCTGCTTTATTCAAATTAGGTGAGAAGGTGTAGTACTGAGTTTTTGTAAGCAAAGGCGGCTTAGTTGAGCCGCCTTAGTCAACCAGCGATGTTGTTATCAACTCTCTGATTTGGGTTGGTAGGTTTTAAGCTCTATCTGAAATTGCTCCATACCATCTTTGCCTTTGTACATTTTCACCAGCATATGATCATAATTTGGCGCAAACCATGCAATGGCTTGACGATCACTATCGTCATAAACGCGCTTAACTTTGATGGTTTTGACGTTACCAAAAGGTAGGGTGATCATTTCCTCGCCGACTACCTCAAAATCATAGCTGCGCTGGTCCCCTTTTTTGTCTATGATAGGGTAGCTAAACTTAGTCTTTCCCGTTTTTAAGTCTTCTCGCAACTGTACTTGATAACTGATTAGATCTTGCTGATTCTCAAGCCATTTCACTTTCAGTGGATACTTTTCTTCGCTGGAGGTAATCGCTTGGTTTTGGTGATCAAACTTAATTTTGTAGCTTTTATCTGGTCCAGTTCCTTCGCGGGTCATACTGTAATGTAGCGGGCTTACGGTATGCTCGGTGACTTTAAACAGTGATTCTTCGGTTCTAACGTCCGAAAAAATCATCCATTCAATATCGCTTTTGTAACGTACTGCATAGGTTGCGTCCGCTATTTTTGTGAGGTCGCGCGTGGCACTACCATGAACCTCACCTTTGCGTGAAACTTGGTATTCGGCGTGATATTCGGTAAGTGAGTTTGCAAATGTTGAGGTGGAAAGTAGAGCGCTAATACCAATTAGCACAGCGCTCCATTTTTTATTTTTCTGGGTACGGCGCACCTTGAACTGGTAAGGTTTTGTTATCAAAAACAGCATAGTCTGCTTCCATTGTTAGTCTTTGTTCGCTGAACCATTTGACCACCAAAGGATAAAGAATGTGTTCTTGCTTATGCACACGCTGCGCCAGTGACTCTGCCGTATCATCTGGAAGAATAGCGACCTTGGCCTGACAGACCACTGGACCACCATCTAACTCCTCTGTGACAAAGTGAACGCTAGCACCATGTTCAGCATCGTTTGCATCGATCGCTCTTTGGTGGGTGTTCAGCCCTTGATACTTAGGCAACAAAGAAGGATGAATGTTCAACATTTTTCCTCTAAATTTTTGCACTAAGTTTGGAGTTAGAATACGCATAAATCCAGCTAATACAACCAAATCTGGTGTAAAGCTATCAATTAGTTGACCAAGCGCAACGTCATACTCTTCACGAGAAGCGTATTGTTTGTGATCTAAAACAGATGTTGCTATACCAGCCTCTTGCGCTCTGGTTAGGCCATACGCATCCGCCTTATTACTAATAACGGCCGCAATTTCACCTTGAATATAGCCAGATTTGCAAGCATCAATGATTGCTTGCAAATTTGAACCACTACCAGAAATCAGAACAACAAGGCGAGTGGGTGCCATTACTCGGCACCACCTAAGATCTCAACTTGCTCTTCACCTGCTTGGGCGTCTTGAATTTCACCAATGTGCCAAGCGTTCTCACCTTGTGCTTTCAAGATTTCAAGGCTTTGCTCAAGCTTGTCAGCAGGAACGACTAAGATCATGCCAACACCACAGTTGAATGTGCGGTACATTTCGTGAGTTGCAATGTTACCGTTTTCTTGTAACCAGTTGAAGATTGCAGGCCACTGCCAGCTATCACCCTTGATCACCGCTTTTGCTGACTCAGGAAGCACGCGAGGGATGTTTTCCCAGAAACCACCACCTGTGATGTGAGAAAGAGCGTGAACATCGACTTCTTTTAATAGCGCTAAGATTTGTTTTACGTAGATACGTGTTGGCTCTAGCAGGTGCTCACCGAGTGTTTTGCCTTCGAACTCTGCGTTAGTGTCTGCGCCAGATACTTCTAGTACTTTACGGATTAGAGAGTAACCGTTTGAGTGCGGACCGCTTGAGCCTAGTGCAATGAGCTGATCGCCTGACGCAACTTTAGTTCCATCAATGATTTTAGACTTTTCTACCACACCGGTACAAAAGCCAGCCATATCGTAATCATCACCTTCGTACATGCCAGGCATTTCCGCCGTTTCACCACCGATAAGTGCACAACCAGAAAGTTCACAGCCTTTACCAATACCAGATACTACGTCCGCTGCAACGTCAACGTCTAGCTTGCCTGTGGCATAGTAGTCCAAGAAAAAGAGGGGTTCAGCACCTTGGACAATAAGATCGTTAACACACATAGCAACTAGGTCAATACCTACTGTGTCGTGCTTTTTCAAATCGATAGCTAAGCGTAGCTTAGTACCAACACCGTCAGTGCCAGCAACCAAAACAGGCTCTTTATATCCGGTTGGGAGTTCGCATAGTGCACCAAAACCACCAATGCCACCCATTACTTCAGGGCGACGAGTTTTTTTCACTACGCCTTTAATTCTTTCGACCAATGCGTTGCCCGCATCGATGTCAACGCCAGCGTCTTTATAACTAAGAGACTGTTTTTGTTCGCTCACAGGTTTTCCTCAAAAGTTGCTAGATAGATTTGCTTAGAAACGCCGACATTTTACAACAATTGCATCTAGGCGGCTAGCGACTTTGCGAGAAACCCTAAGAATGTGGTCAAAGGTCCTCGATTTTGTATCCCGAACAGTATAAAGAAACGACAAAAACTTTGTTGTCTATAACTGGAAGTGATTTGCGTTGGATCAATACTCACGGGAGGTAGCAGCGTACTATGGAAACAGACCCAATCAGACAGTAACTTCAAAAAACGTATTCGAAATCACTGTCACTATCGGCGCATTGATTAGGTCTACTCTCAAACGCAAACGTTAAATTGGGGTTGGGTTTTTATCTTAACCTCGTGTATATGGCTATTTATGGGAATAAAACGATGAACATTGAACGTCACAGCTTAGCTAAAGAACTCCCAGAATTTAAAGACAGAATTCATGATTTAAAACTGTCTGATGGACATTTCTCAAAGTTATTTAAAGATTATCATGAAGTGGACAATGAAGTTATTCGAATTGAAGATGGTGTAGAGCATTCGAGTGATGAGTACCTTGAGTCACTAAAGAAAAAAAGGCTGTGGTTAAAAGATCAGCTTTACCGAATTCTAAAAAGTGCAGATTAACTTTTAGTCAAGGTCAACCGACCTAGTGAGCGGGCTGCCTAGTCCGCTACTATTATTCCCTGCCAATTGTTGAATAATTTTGCCTGTCCCGAGCAAGGGCGGATTTATAATCTATACTTTAAGCATTGTACTCCATGCACGATGACTCCTTTGATTGCACTTATATTAGTATTAGCTGGCAGCTTTATCATGGGATTAGCTTTTTCTCCGGCCTTTAAAATATGTCGATTAACTGCTTCGGTCGGGTGGCGAGTGTTGTTAATTCTTATGGCACTGTTTGAGCTCGGATATTTGAGTTTTGCTTACTTCCTATACGATCACAATAGCGCCAGTCTCATTGAGCAAGGTTTAAGTTTAATCTTATTTCTTGGCTCCATTTTTGTCTTTGTGGTGAATTGTTTAAGTCTAACAAGCCTGCAAGAATTGAATGAAATTGCAACGCAGGCCAAATATAACGCAGACCATGATTTTTTAACGGATTTAGAGAATCGCCAGCGCTGTATTGATGCCATTAATGAACGTAAGCATCAGCAGCTCGACTTTAGTGTTATCTTGGTTGATTTAAATAACTTTAAGCAGATCAACGATGCAAAAGGGCACTTCTTTGGTGATAAATTGCT
The sequence above is a segment of the Pseudoalteromonas piscicida genome. Coding sequences within it:
- the purM gene encoding phosphoribosylformylglycinamidine cyclo-ligase — translated: MSEQKQSLSYKDAGVDIDAGNALVERIKGVVKKTRRPEVMGGIGGFGALCELPTGYKEPVLVAGTDGVGTKLRLAIDLKKHDTVGIDLVAMCVNDLIVQGAEPLFFLDYYATGKLDVDVAADVVSGIGKGCELSGCALIGGETAEMPGMYEGDDYDMAGFCTGVVEKSKIIDGTKVASGDQLIALGSSGPHSNGYSLIRKVLEVSGADTNAEFEGKTLGEHLLEPTRIYVKQILALLKEVDVHALSHITGGGFWENIPRVLPESAKAVIKGDSWQWPAIFNWLQENGNIATHEMYRTFNCGVGMILVVPADKLEQSLEILKAQGENAWHIGEIQDAQAGEEQVEILGGAE
- a CDS encoding YbaK/EbsC family protein — its product is MSQPLKSSSIRVQEFLANHGHNFTVTELADSTRTAKDAANAIGCTESQIAKSLIFKDGNTERAVLIIASGSNQVSVDKVEAALNVKLEKANANFVREKTGFAIGGVPPVAHSSSVLTIIDNDLKQYDRIWAAAGTPNSVFELKAHDLDTLTGGTWLDIAK
- a CDS encoding YdcH family protein, which encodes MNIERHSLAKELPEFKDRIHDLKLSDGHFSKLFKDYHEVDNEVIRIEDGVEHSSDEYLESLKKKRLWLKDQLYRILKSAD
- a CDS encoding class II glutamine amidotransferase; this translates as MCELLGMSANVPTDICFSFSGLLERGGNTGPHKDGWGITFYEGKGCRTFKDPEPSCQSEIAKLVKAYPIKSVSVISHIRQGNRGRTCLENTHPFTRELWGREITYAHNGQLSDYKDLKTDFYRPVGNTDSELAFCWILDKVREKYPSRPSNMVSVFRYIAKLAHTLRDKGVFNMLITDGIYVLAYCTNNLHWITRRAPFGKATLIDADMVVDFQKETTPDDVVTVIATRPLTNDEQWQKLEPGESALFKLGEKV
- a CDS encoding DUF3108 domain-containing protein, yielding MLIGISALLSTSTFANSLTEYHAEYQVSRKGEVHGSATRDLTKIADATYAVRYKSDIEWMIFSDVRTEESLFKVTEHTVSPLHYSMTREGTGPDKSYKIKFDHQNQAITSSEEKYPLKVKWLENQQDLISYQVQLREDLKTGKTKFSYPIIDKKGDQRSYDFEVVGEEMITLPFGNVKTIKVKRVYDDSDRQAIAWFAPNYDHMLVKMYKGKDGMEQFQIELKTYQPKSES
- the purN gene encoding phosphoribosylglycinamide formyltransferase, which encodes MAPTRLVVLISGSGSNLQAIIDACKSGYIQGEIAAVISNKADAYGLTRAQEAGIATSVLDHKQYASREEYDVALGQLIDSFTPDLVVLAGFMRILTPNLVQKFRGKMLNIHPSLLPKYQGLNTHQRAIDANDAEHGASVHFVTEELDGGPVVCQAKVAILPDDTAESLAQRVHKQEHILYPLVVKWFSEQRLTMEADYAVFDNKTLPVQGAPYPEK